CAGGTGCTCTCCGGCGAGGTCCGGCTCAACGCCGGCGACGACTCCTGGGACGGCGCGACCGGCGACTACCTGGTCATCCCGCCCAGCCGGCACGACCTGCTGGCGGTCTCGGACGCCGTCGTGCTGCTGACGGTCGCCACCGGGTCCTGAGCCCGCCGGCCGGGTCCGGCGGTCACTCCTCCCGGCTCGATCTGCCCATGGCCACCGCCAGCACGAGGGCGAGGACGGCCACGACGGTCAGCAGCGCCAGCCCGAGCCCGTACCCGGCGAAGACGGCCTCGTACGTCGCCCCCATGACCAGCGGCGGGAAGAAACCGCCCAGCCCGCCCGCGGCACTGACCAGTCCCGTCACGGACCCGGCCTGGGCAGGTGGGGCGTCCGCCGCCACCCAGGCGAAGACCCCGCCCGAGCCGAGGCCGAGGAACAGGGCCAGCACCACGAAGGTGGCTCCGGCGGGCACCTCGACGGGCGGCTGGAGGGCCACCACCACAGCGAGGACGGCGGTCCCCACGAGCGACACCACCACGACCGTCCGGGCGCCGATCCGGTCTGCCAGCACGCCGCCGACGGGCCGGGCGACGACCGCGGCGATGGCGAACCCTGCGGTGCGGGTGCCCGCGCCGGTCAGGTCGAAGTCGTAGATGTCCTTCAAGTAGGTCGGCAGGTACGTCGAGAACGCCACGAACCCGCCGAAGACGACCGCGTACAGGAACGACATCTCCCACGTCACGGGCAGCCGGGCGGCGGCGACGAGCTTGGGCACCACCGGGTCGGTGCTCGGCTGCCACGCCGGTGAGTCCCGGGCGATCGTCCACATCATGGCGGCGGCGAGGACCAGCGCCACCGCGACGATCACGTGGGTCGTGGTGTACCCGAACCAGGTCACGAAGCGCGGCGTGAAGAACGCCGAGAGGGCCGTCCCGCCCATGCCGGCGCCGAAGACCCCCGTCGCGAATCCTCTGCGGGACGGCTCGAACCATGCGCTCGAGAACGGGATGCCGACGGCGAAGATCGTTCCCGCGACGCCCAGGAAGAACCCGAAGACGAGCAGGAGGGCGTACGAGTCGAGGTTGCCGGCCAGCGCCACGAGGAGCACGAACGGCGCGGTCGCCAGCAGCAGGATCGTGAAGAGCAGACGACCGCCGTACTTGTCGGTGAGCGCACCCGCCGCGATGCGGCCGATCGACCCGACCAGGACCGGGACCGCCACGAGGACCGACTTCTGCCCGGACGACAGGTCCAGGTCGGTGGCGTAGCGGACACCCAACGGCCCGATGATGGTCCAGGCCCAGAACGCGAGCGTCGACGCCAGCGTCGCCAGGACGAGGTTCTTCCCCTGCCCTGCGCGCAGGTCCACGGTGTCGCCGGCCTCGATCATGGGTGTCCCCTCCTTCGTCCTGGACTAGCGCCGTTCCCGGTCGGGTGTCCCGACAGGCGTCCAGCCGGGCCGGGCCCCTCGCACGCCCGGGCCGCCCGAGACGTCGCGGCTGCGGTACACGATGTACGGCCTGAAGACGTAGTGCAGCGGCGCGGTGAAGGCGTGCACGAGCCGGGTGAAGGGCCAGATCGTGAACAGCAGCATCGCCACCAGCGTGTGCAGGTGGAACTGGATCGGGGCCGCGGCCATGGCCGACACGTCCGGCTGGAGCCGGAACAGGGACCGGAACCAGGGCGAGACCGTCTCGCGGTAGTTGTGCGCGTCGGACCCCGCGCCGATCGAGACGAGGGTGGTCCACAGGCCGAGGACGATCGTGACGATCAGGACCGCGTACATGAGCTTGTCGTTGCGGGTCGTGGCCATGAAGACCGGGCCGGTGGTCCGCCGGCGGTACACCAGGATCGCCAGGCCGCCCAGCGTCAGCACGCCGGCGATCGTGCCGAAGAACAGGGCGTTGAAGTGGTACAGCCCCTCGCTGACCCCCAGCGCCTCGGTCCACGACTCCGGGATGACCAGCCCCACGACGTGCCCGACGAGGACGACCAGGATCCCGATGTGGAACATCGGGGAGCCGATGCGCAGCAACCGCGACTCGTACAGCTGGGAGGACCGGGTGGTCCAGCCGAACTTGTCGTAGCGGTACCGCCAGACCGTGCCGCCCACCAGGACGACCAGCATCACGTACGGCAGGACGCCCCACAGCACGGTGTTCACGTCAGCACCGGGAGCAGTCGGGGGTCGTACGGCTCCAGGCCGACCGACTCCGCCGGTGGCGGCCCGGCGAGGGCGCG
Above is a genomic segment from Aeromicrobium chenweiae containing:
- a CDS encoding nitrate/nitrite transporter; translated protein: MIEAGDTVDLRAGQGKNLVLATLASTLAFWAWTIIGPLGVRYATDLDLSSGQKSVLVAVPVLVGSIGRIAAGALTDKYGGRLLFTILLLATAPFVLLVALAGNLDSYALLLVFGFFLGVAGTIFAVGIPFSSAWFEPSRRGFATGVFGAGMGGTALSAFFTPRFVTWFGYTTTHVIVAVALVLAAAMMWTIARDSPAWQPSTDPVVPKLVAAARLPVTWEMSFLYAVVFGGFVAFSTYLPTYLKDIYDFDLTGAGTRTAGFAIAAVVARPVGGVLADRIGARTVVVVSLVGTAVLAVVVALQPPVEVPAGATFVVLALFLGLGSGGVFAWVAADAPPAQAGSVTGLVSAAGGLGGFFPPLVMGATYEAVFAGYGLGLALLTVVAVLALVLAVAMGRSSREE
- the narI gene encoding respiratory nitrate reductase subunit gamma gives rise to the protein MNTVLWGVLPYVMLVVLVGGTVWRYRYDKFGWTTRSSQLYESRLLRIGSPMFHIGILVVLVGHVVGLVIPESWTEALGVSEGLYHFNALFFGTIAGVLTLGGLAILVYRRRTTGPVFMATTRNDKLMYAVLIVTIVLGLWTTLVSIGAGSDAHNYRETVSPWFRSLFRLQPDVSAMAAAPIQFHLHTLVAMLLFTIWPFTRLVHAFTAPLHYVFRPYIVYRSRDVSGGPGVRGARPGWTPVGTPDRERR